The Xiphophorus couchianus chromosome 14, X_couchianus-1.0, whole genome shotgun sequence genome includes a region encoding these proteins:
- the LOC114156931 gene encoding endothelin receptor type B-like isoform X2 — protein MVSGVRDVDSAKGFTVKPRKSMFLSLLLVWCFLFVSHAGGLRSFTPQPLQSEVTLSELSSTNRPTNAETNMLQETVNKPLVLLDSEAENLKAENKLRAKHVRKLVSFNNSFQNLNHKPVRPQCTQEMSVRAIFKYINTAFSFLIFAVGIIGNVTLLRIICQNKSMRNGPNALIASLAVGDILYIVIDGPINVYKLLAMKFPFADQPLGQFLCKLLPFIQKTSVGITVLNLIALSVDRYRAVVSWSRIQCNGIPKETVVQIAVIWILSALLAVPEAISFNLHRFSINSNMTITTCLVRPENSFLKFYINFKDWWIFGFYFCIPLTCSAIFYGLMSHELLRHKKGDLKRSLGEQLKQRREVAKSVFCLVVIFALCWFPLHFSRLLKLTIYDPNDPGRCELLNILLVLDYFSINLATVNSCINPIILFIVSRKYRHYFMKMLFCCCYSRPYSSTLQTLQRGTSQHLKNSDH, from the exons ATGGTTTCTGGAGTTCGGGATGTTGACTCAGCAAAAGGTTTCACAGTGAAACCCAGGAAGTCCATGTTCCTCTCGCTGCTGCTTGTCTGgtgtttcctgtttgtctccCATGCTGGTGGCCTACGCAGCTTCACGCCTCAGCCTCTCCAGTCAGAGGTGACGTTGTCTGAACTCTCCAGCACCAATCGTCCTACAAACGCAGAGACGAACATGTTGCAAGAGACCGTCAATAAACCGCTCGTCTTGTTGGACTCCGAAGCAGAAAACCTGAAAGCTGAGAACAAACTGAGGGCCAAACATGTTAGAAAACTTGTAAGTTTCAACAACTCGTTTCAAAACCTTAACCATAAGCCAGTCCGCCCTCAGTGTACCCAGGAAATGTCGGTAAGAGCCATCTTCAAGTACATCAACACGGCGTTCTCCTTCCTGATCTTTGCTGTGGGGATCATCGGCAACGTCACCTTGTTGAGGATTATCtgccaaaataaaagtatgagGAACGGACCCAACGCCCTGATAGCCAGCCTCGCCGTGGGAGACATACTATACATCGTCATAGACGGCCCAATCAATGTCTACAAG CTCCTTGCAATGAAGTTCCCATTCGCCGACCAACCGCTTGGTCAATTCCTCTGTAAGTTGTTACCCTTCATACAGAAGACTTCAGTCGGCATCACCGTCCTCAACCTGATTGCTCTCAGTGTGGACAG GTATCGTGCGGTGGTGTCCTGGTCTCGGATTCAGTGCAACGGCATTCCCAAGGAAACGGTGGTGCAGATTGCCGTGATCTGGATACTGTCTGCCTTACTGGCCGTGCCGGAGGCCATCAGCTTCAACCTGCACCGCTTCTCTATCAACAGCAACATGACCATTACTACCTGCCTAGTGAGACCCGAGAACTCCTTCTTGAAA tTCTACATCAACTTCAAGGATTGGTGGATATTTGGCTTCTACTTCTGCATCCCTCTGACCTGCTCGGCGATTTTCTACGGCCTCATGAGTCACGAGTTGCTCCGGCACAAGAAGGGAGACCTAAAGCGGTCACTGGGTGAACAACTGAAACAG CGCCGCGAAGTGGCCAAGTCTGTGTTCTGCCTGGTGGTGATCTTTGCCCTCTGCTGGTTTCCTCTTCACTTCAGTCGGCTGCTGAAGTTGACGATCTACGACCCCAACGACCCTGGCCGCTGTGAATTACTGAA TATACTGCTGGTGCTCGACTACTTCAGCATCAACTTGGCGACCGTCAACTCCTGCATCAACCCCATCATCCTCTTCATCGTCTCCAGGAAGTACAGGCACTATTTCATG AAGATGCTGTTTTGCTGCTGTTACTCTCGGCCGTACTCCAGCACCCTGCAGACTCTCCAACGTGGGACCAgtcagcatttaaaaaacagcGACCACTGA
- the LOC114156931 gene encoding endothelin receptor type B-like isoform X1, with amino-acid sequence MVSGVRDVDSAKGFTVKPRKSMFLSLLLVWCFLFVSHAGGLRSFTPQPLQSEVTLSELSSTNRPTNAETNMLQETVNKPLVLLDSEAENLKAENKLRAKHVRKLVSFNNSFQNLNHKPVRPQCTQEMSVRAIFKYINTAFSFLIFAVGIIGNVTLLRIICQNKSMRNGPNALIASLAVGDILYIVIDGPINVYKLLAMKFPFADQPLGQFLCKLLPFIQKTSVGITVLNLIALSVDRYRAVVSWSRIQCNGIPKETVVQIAVIWILSALLAVPEAISFNLHRFSINSNMTITTCLVRPENSFLKFYINFKDWWIFGFYFCIPLTCSAIFYGLMSHELLRHKKGDLKRSLGEQLKQRREVAKSVFCLVVIFALCWFPLHFSRLLKLTIYDPNDPGRCELLNILLVLDYFSINLATVNSCINPIILFIVSRKYRHYFMTPCGPDTAPPSSSTGTSKTSWMCSRFSSNVLENIMRSSR; translated from the exons ATGGTTTCTGGAGTTCGGGATGTTGACTCAGCAAAAGGTTTCACAGTGAAACCCAGGAAGTCCATGTTCCTCTCGCTGCTGCTTGTCTGgtgtttcctgtttgtctccCATGCTGGTGGCCTACGCAGCTTCACGCCTCAGCCTCTCCAGTCAGAGGTGACGTTGTCTGAACTCTCCAGCACCAATCGTCCTACAAACGCAGAGACGAACATGTTGCAAGAGACCGTCAATAAACCGCTCGTCTTGTTGGACTCCGAAGCAGAAAACCTGAAAGCTGAGAACAAACTGAGGGCCAAACATGTTAGAAAACTTGTAAGTTTCAACAACTCGTTTCAAAACCTTAACCATAAGCCAGTCCGCCCTCAGTGTACCCAGGAAATGTCGGTAAGAGCCATCTTCAAGTACATCAACACGGCGTTCTCCTTCCTGATCTTTGCTGTGGGGATCATCGGCAACGTCACCTTGTTGAGGATTATCtgccaaaataaaagtatgagGAACGGACCCAACGCCCTGATAGCCAGCCTCGCCGTGGGAGACATACTATACATCGTCATAGACGGCCCAATCAATGTCTACAAG CTCCTTGCAATGAAGTTCCCATTCGCCGACCAACCGCTTGGTCAATTCCTCTGTAAGTTGTTACCCTTCATACAGAAGACTTCAGTCGGCATCACCGTCCTCAACCTGATTGCTCTCAGTGTGGACAG GTATCGTGCGGTGGTGTCCTGGTCTCGGATTCAGTGCAACGGCATTCCCAAGGAAACGGTGGTGCAGATTGCCGTGATCTGGATACTGTCTGCCTTACTGGCCGTGCCGGAGGCCATCAGCTTCAACCTGCACCGCTTCTCTATCAACAGCAACATGACCATTACTACCTGCCTAGTGAGACCCGAGAACTCCTTCTTGAAA tTCTACATCAACTTCAAGGATTGGTGGATATTTGGCTTCTACTTCTGCATCCCTCTGACCTGCTCGGCGATTTTCTACGGCCTCATGAGTCACGAGTTGCTCCGGCACAAGAAGGGAGACCTAAAGCGGTCACTGGGTGAACAACTGAAACAG CGCCGCGAAGTGGCCAAGTCTGTGTTCTGCCTGGTGGTGATCTTTGCCCTCTGCTGGTTTCCTCTTCACTTCAGTCGGCTGCTGAAGTTGACGATCTACGACCCCAACGACCCTGGCCGCTGTGAATTACTGAA TATACTGCTGGTGCTCGACTACTTCAGCATCAACTTGGCGACCGTCAACTCCTGCATCAACCCCATCATCCTCTTCATCGTCTCCAGGAAGTACAGGCACTATTTCATG ACACCATGTGGTCCAGATACTGCACCTCCTTCCTCATCAACTGGCACATCAAAGACCAGCTGGATGTGTTCCAGATTCTCctcaaatgttttagaaaatattatgAGGTCATCAAGGTAA
- the LOC114156931 gene encoding endothelin-1 receptor-like isoform X3, which yields MSVRAIFKYINTAFSFLIFAVGIIGNVTLLRIICQNKSMRNGPNALIASLAVGDILYIVIDGPINVYKLLAMKFPFADQPLGQFLCKLLPFIQKTSVGITVLNLIALSVDRYRAVVSWSRIQCNGIPKETVVQIAVIWILSALLAVPEAISFNLHRFSINSNMTITTCLVRPENSFLKFYINFKDWWIFGFYFCIPLTCSAIFYGLMSHELLRHKKGDLKRSLGEQLKQRREVAKSVFCLVVIFALCWFPLHFSRLLKLTIYDPNDPGRCELLNILLVLDYFSINLATVNSCINPIILFIVSRKYRHYFMTPCGPDTAPPSSSTGTSKTSWMCSRFSSNVLENIMRSSR from the exons ATGTCGGTAAGAGCCATCTTCAAGTACATCAACACGGCGTTCTCCTTCCTGATCTTTGCTGTGGGGATCATCGGCAACGTCACCTTGTTGAGGATTATCtgccaaaataaaagtatgagGAACGGACCCAACGCCCTGATAGCCAGCCTCGCCGTGGGAGACATACTATACATCGTCATAGACGGCCCAATCAATGTCTACAAG CTCCTTGCAATGAAGTTCCCATTCGCCGACCAACCGCTTGGTCAATTCCTCTGTAAGTTGTTACCCTTCATACAGAAGACTTCAGTCGGCATCACCGTCCTCAACCTGATTGCTCTCAGTGTGGACAG GTATCGTGCGGTGGTGTCCTGGTCTCGGATTCAGTGCAACGGCATTCCCAAGGAAACGGTGGTGCAGATTGCCGTGATCTGGATACTGTCTGCCTTACTGGCCGTGCCGGAGGCCATCAGCTTCAACCTGCACCGCTTCTCTATCAACAGCAACATGACCATTACTACCTGCCTAGTGAGACCCGAGAACTCCTTCTTGAAA tTCTACATCAACTTCAAGGATTGGTGGATATTTGGCTTCTACTTCTGCATCCCTCTGACCTGCTCGGCGATTTTCTACGGCCTCATGAGTCACGAGTTGCTCCGGCACAAGAAGGGAGACCTAAAGCGGTCACTGGGTGAACAACTGAAACAG CGCCGCGAAGTGGCCAAGTCTGTGTTCTGCCTGGTGGTGATCTTTGCCCTCTGCTGGTTTCCTCTTCACTTCAGTCGGCTGCTGAAGTTGACGATCTACGACCCCAACGACCCTGGCCGCTGTGAATTACTGAA TATACTGCTGGTGCTCGACTACTTCAGCATCAACTTGGCGACCGTCAACTCCTGCATCAACCCCATCATCCTCTTCATCGTCTCCAGGAAGTACAGGCACTATTTCATG ACACCATGTGGTCCAGATACTGCACCTCCTTCCTCATCAACTGGCACATCAAAGACCAGCTGGATGTGTTCCAGATTCTCctcaaatgttttagaaaatattatgAGGTCATCAAGGTAA